Proteins encoded together in one Mycobacterium noviomagense window:
- the dapE gene encoding succinyl-diaminopimelate desuccinylase, whose protein sequence is MLDLHGDPVELTAALVDIPSESRSEGRIADEVEAALRAQTTGFEIIRYGNAVLARTHLGRPTRVLLAGHLDTVPVADNLPSRRDGELLHGCGTVDMKSGDAVFLHLAATVPVPAHDLTLVFYDCEEIESAANGLGRIERELPDWLDADVAILGEPTAGYIEAGCQGTLRVVVHATGTRAHSARSWLGDNAIHKLGAVLDRLAGYQARSVDIDGCTYREGLSAVRIDGGVAGNVIPDAASVTVNYRFAPDRSAAEALQHVHDVLDGLDVRIEQTDVAAGALPGLSKPAAKALVDAAAGRVRAKYGWTDVARFAARGIAAVNYGPGDPNLAHRRDERVPVEQITAAADMLRRYLTS, encoded by the coding sequence GTGCTGGACCTACACGGCGACCCGGTCGAACTGACCGCGGCGTTGGTCGACATCCCCAGCGAGTCGCGGTCCGAGGGGCGCATCGCCGACGAGGTCGAGGCCGCGCTGCGTGCGCAGACGACAGGCTTCGAGATCATCCGCTACGGCAACGCCGTACTGGCCCGCACGCATCTCGGCCGGCCGACACGAGTGCTGCTGGCGGGCCACCTCGACACCGTGCCGGTGGCCGACAACCTGCCCAGCCGCCGGGACGGCGAGCTGCTGCACGGCTGCGGCACGGTCGACATGAAATCCGGTGACGCCGTCTTCCTGCACCTGGCCGCCACGGTTCCCGTGCCCGCACACGACCTGACGCTGGTGTTCTACGACTGCGAGGAAATCGAGTCAGCGGCAAACGGTTTGGGTCGCATCGAACGCGAGTTGCCGGACTGGCTGGACGCCGACGTGGCGATCCTCGGCGAGCCCACCGCCGGCTACATCGAGGCGGGCTGTCAGGGCACGCTGCGCGTCGTCGTCCACGCAACCGGAACCCGGGCCCATTCGGCGCGATCCTGGCTGGGCGACAACGCGATTCACAAACTGGGCGCTGTGCTCGACCGGCTGGCGGGCTATCAGGCCCGCAGTGTCGACATCGACGGCTGCACGTACCGCGAGGGTCTGTCGGCGGTGCGCATCGACGGCGGCGTCGCCGGCAACGTCATTCCCGACGCCGCATCGGTGACCGTCAACTACCGGTTCGCCCCGGATCGCTCGGCGGCCGAGGCGTTACAACACGTCCACGACGTCCTCGACGGGCTCGACGTGCGGATCGAGCAGACCGATGTCGCGGCCGGCGCACTGCCCGGATTGTCCAAGCCCGCCGCCAAAGCATTGGTCGACGCCGCCGCCGGCCGAGTCCGGGCGAAATACGGGTGGACCGACGTGGCGCGGTTCGCCGCTCGCGGCATCGCCGCGGTCAACTACGGGCCCGGCGACCCCAACCTGGCGCACCGGCGGGACGAGCGGGTGCCGGTGGAGCAAATCACCGCCGCGGCCGACATGTTGCGCCGCTATCTGACGAGCTGA
- a CDS encoding acyl-CoA synthetase, whose protein sequence is MLLTSLASAATDMGDVVQIGDVTLSRSDLVGAATSVAERVGGASRVAVLATPSASTVLAITGCLIAGVPVVPVPADVGQAERRHILTDSGAQAWLGPVPQEPDGLPHIPVRLHARSWHRYPEPSPDSIALVIYTSGTTGPPKGVQLSRRAIAADLDALAKAWQWTADDVLVHGLPLFHVHGLVLGLLGSLRVGNRFVHTGKPTPEAYAAARGTLYFGVPTVWSRVVADPAAAEALRPARLLVSGSAPLPVAVFDQLAQLTGHRPVERYGSTESLITLSTRADGERRAGWVGLPLEGIETRLVDDEGRPAPYDGETIARLQVRGPTLFDGYLNRPDATAEVFGDDGWYRTGDVAVVDSGGMHRIVGRESVDLIKSGGYRVGAGEVEAALLGHPGVDEVAVVGLPDDDLGQRIVAFVVGDAQPQELIDYVAQQLSVHKRPREVRVVDRLPRNAMGKVLKKELLTWG, encoded by the coding sequence GTGCTGCTGACGTCCCTCGCCTCTGCTGCGACCGATATGGGTGACGTCGTGCAGATCGGCGACGTCACGTTGAGCCGCAGCGATTTGGTCGGCGCGGCGACCTCGGTGGCCGAGCGGGTCGGGGGCGCCAGCCGGGTCGCGGTGCTGGCCACGCCGAGCGCGTCGACCGTGTTGGCCATCACCGGCTGCTTGATCGCCGGTGTTCCCGTGGTGCCGGTTCCCGCCGATGTCGGCCAGGCCGAGCGACGCCACATCCTCACCGACTCCGGTGCCCAGGCGTGGCTCGGGCCGGTACCGCAGGAGCCAGACGGCCTACCGCACATCCCGGTGCGACTGCACGCCCGCTCGTGGCACCGCTATCCCGAACCGTCGCCCGATTCCATCGCGCTGGTGATCTACACCTCGGGTACCACCGGTCCGCCCAAGGGAGTGCAGTTGAGCCGGCGGGCGATCGCCGCCGACCTCGATGCGCTGGCGAAGGCCTGGCAGTGGACCGCCGACGACGTGTTGGTGCACGGGCTGCCGCTATTTCACGTGCACGGGCTGGTGTTGGGCTTGCTCGGGTCGCTGCGAGTGGGAAATCGCTTCGTGCACACTGGGAAACCGACACCGGAGGCGTACGCGGCAGCTCGTGGGACGCTGTATTTCGGTGTTCCGACCGTATGGTCACGGGTGGTGGCCGACCCGGCGGCCGCCGAGGCGCTACGGCCCGCGCGGTTGCTGGTGTCGGGCAGCGCGCCGTTGCCGGTGGCGGTGTTCGACCAGCTCGCGCAGCTCACCGGCCACCGGCCCGTCGAACGGTACGGCAGTACCGAATCGCTGATCACACTGTCCACCCGCGCTGACGGTGAGCGTCGCGCCGGCTGGGTGGGCCTGCCGCTGGAAGGTATCGAGACCCGGCTGGTTGACGACGAGGGCCGCCCCGCCCCCTACGACGGCGAAACCATTGCGCGACTTCAGGTCCGCGGCCCCACGCTGTTCGACGGCTATCTGAACCGGCCGGACGCGACCGCCGAGGTCTTCGGCGACGATGGCTGGTACCGCACCGGCGACGTCGCTGTCGTCGACTCTGGTGGCATGCACCGCATCGTGGGACGTGAGTCCGTCGACCTGATCAAATCCGGGGGATATCGTGTCGGCGCCGGAGAAGTCGAAGCGGCACTCCTCGGGCACCCGGGCGTGGACGAAGTCGCCGTAGTCGGGCTGCCCGACGACGACCTTGGCCAGCGGATCGTCGCGTTCGTCGTCGGTGACGCTCAACCGCAGGAACTGATCGACTATGTGGCGCAGCAGCTTTCGGTGCACAAGCGGCCGCGGGAAGTGCGGGTGGTGGACCGCTTGCCGCGCAACGCCATGGGCAAGGTGCTCAAGAAGGAGCTGCTGACATGGGGCTGA
- a CDS encoding proline dehydrogenase family protein codes for MFATAVRPVILAASRSDRLRRAAERISATRKVVRRFVPGETLESVLDAVAALRVSERYVSVDYLGEDVTDIDGTGTTVQAYLGLLDALGRRPDAAADGVRPLEVSLKLSALGQALDRDGEKIALENAHTICERAGQVGAWVTVDAEDHTTTESTLSIVRDLRADFPWLGVVLQAYLRRTLGDCHEFAAAGARIRLCKGAYDEPASVAYRKPAAVTDSYLRCLRVLMAGSGYPMVATHDPAVISAVPDIAYETGRAAGDFEYQMLYGIRDAEQQRLVNAGNQVRVYVPYGGQWYGYLVRRLAERPANLMFFLRALAERRR; via the coding sequence GTGTTCGCGACGGCGGTGCGCCCGGTGATTCTTGCGGCCAGTCGCTCCGATCGGCTGCGCCGCGCAGCCGAGCGGATTTCTGCGACTCGCAAGGTCGTTCGTCGGTTCGTGCCTGGGGAGACGCTGGAGTCCGTGCTGGATGCCGTTGCGGCGCTTCGCGTTTCCGAGCGCTATGTGAGTGTGGACTATCTCGGTGAGGATGTCACCGACATCGACGGCACCGGCACCACAGTGCAGGCCTACCTCGGGCTTCTCGACGCGCTGGGCCGGCGGCCCGACGCCGCGGCTGACGGTGTGCGGCCGCTCGAGGTGTCGCTCAAGCTTTCCGCACTCGGCCAAGCGCTGGACCGCGACGGCGAAAAGATCGCACTGGAGAACGCGCACACCATTTGCGAGCGGGCCGGGCAGGTCGGCGCCTGGGTAACGGTGGACGCTGAAGACCACACCACAACGGAATCGACGCTGTCCATCGTCCGTGATTTGCGAGCTGACTTTCCCTGGCTGGGCGTCGTCCTACAGGCATACCTGCGGCGCACGCTCGGCGACTGTCACGAGTTCGCTGCTGCTGGGGCACGGATCCGGTTATGCAAGGGCGCCTACGACGAACCGGCGTCGGTGGCTTATCGCAAGCCGGCCGCCGTCACCGACTCGTACCTGAGATGCCTTCGAGTACTGATGGCCGGGTCGGGCTACCCGATGGTGGCCACCCATGATCCAGCCGTCATCTCTGCCGTGCCGGATATTGCTTACGAAACAGGACGTGCTGCTGGCGATTTCGAATACCAGATGCTGTACGGCATCCGCGACGCCGAACAGCAGCGGCTCGTCAACGCCGGCAACCAGGTGCGGGTGTACGTGCCGTACGGCGGGCAGTGGTACGGGTATCTGGTGCGCAGGCTGGCCGAGCGGCCAGCCAACCTGATGTTCTTCCTGCGAGCGCTGGCAGAAAGGCGGCGCTGA
- a CDS encoding long-chain-fatty-acid--CoA ligase, producing MSFNLAVMLRESRNAHPDKPLCHIAEQSFSYAQVDEISGRIATSLRNLGLGRGDKVAVQLPNLPQFLFAYFAILKAGAVMVPLNPLLRAPEVSYHLHDSDSRLLITFETFAEEAVKGAGDLPTYVVNLPGNDQRPEGTKHFDELYFADDTGDIEPTNADDTAVIIYTSGTTGKPKGAELTHFQLFMNCTVAGELFEFRDDDIGMAVLPMFHVFGLSSVLNVTVRFGGSLVLVPRFDAKTVVDELAHHRCTIFSGVPTMYFALLQADTEGHDLSALRVGVSGGAAIPGEVIRAFEEKFPGVVILEGYGLSETASTTTFNINAEQRKVLSIGKPIWGVEVRVVDEDDNELPPGPDHVGEIVIRGHNMMKGYYKKPDATAEAFRHGWFHTGDLAYRDEDGYFFIVDRKKDLVIRGGYNVYPREIEEVLFDHPGVAAAAVIGKPDEKLGQEVLAFVVAKEGVKLTSDELIAHCKERLAAYKYPREVRVIDELPMGPTGKVLKKELRP from the coding sequence ATGAGCTTCAACCTCGCCGTCATGCTGCGCGAATCCCGCAACGCTCACCCGGACAAGCCGCTCTGCCACATCGCCGAGCAGAGCTTCAGCTACGCCCAGGTCGACGAAATCTCGGGCCGGATCGCCACCAGCCTGCGCAACCTCGGGTTGGGCCGCGGCGACAAGGTCGCCGTCCAATTGCCCAACCTGCCGCAGTTCTTGTTCGCCTACTTCGCGATCCTCAAAGCAGGCGCGGTGATGGTGCCGCTCAACCCGCTGCTGCGCGCCCCGGAAGTCAGCTACCACCTGCACGATTCCGACTCGCGGCTGCTGATCACCTTCGAGACGTTCGCCGAGGAAGCGGTCAAGGGCGCCGGCGACCTGCCCACCTATGTGGTGAACCTGCCGGGCAATGACCAACGACCCGAGGGCACAAAGCATTTCGACGAACTGTACTTCGCCGATGACACCGGCGACATCGAGCCGACCAACGCCGACGATACCGCAGTAATCATCTATACGTCGGGCACCACCGGAAAACCCAAGGGCGCCGAGCTGACTCATTTCCAGCTGTTCATGAACTGCACCGTCGCCGGCGAGCTGTTCGAATTCCGCGACGACGACATCGGCATGGCGGTGCTGCCGATGTTCCACGTGTTCGGCCTGTCCAGTGTTCTGAACGTGACGGTGCGCTTCGGCGGCAGCCTGGTTCTGGTGCCCCGGTTCGACGCCAAGACGGTAGTCGACGAACTCGCCCACCACCGCTGCACGATCTTTTCCGGCGTTCCCACAATGTATTTCGCGCTGCTGCAGGCCGACACCGAAGGCCATGACCTCTCCGCGCTGCGGGTCGGGGTATCCGGCGGCGCCGCGATACCCGGCGAGGTGATCCGCGCCTTCGAGGAGAAGTTCCCGGGTGTGGTGATCCTCGAGGGATACGGCTTGTCCGAGACCGCGTCGACCACGACCTTTAACATCAATGCCGAACAGCGCAAGGTGCTTTCGATCGGCAAACCGATCTGGGGCGTGGAAGTGCGGGTGGTCGACGAGGACGACAACGAATTGCCTCCTGGCCCAGATCATGTGGGCGAGATCGTGATCCGTGGGCACAACATGATGAAGGGCTACTACAAGAAACCCGACGCGACCGCCGAGGCGTTCCGCCACGGCTGGTTTCACACCGGCGATCTGGCCTACCGCGACGAGGATGGTTACTTCTTCATCGTCGACCGCAAGAAGGATCTCGTTATCCGCGGCGGCTACAACGTCTACCCCAGGGAGATCGAGGAAGTGTTGTTCGATCACCCCGGCGTCGCTGCGGCAGCGGTGATCGGCAAACCGGACGAGAAGCTCGGCCAGGAGGTGCTGGCCTTCGTAGTGGCCAAAGAGGGCGTCAAGCTCACGTCCGACGAGCTGATTGCGCACTGCAAGGAGCGCCTGGCCGCCTACAAATACCCGCGCGAGGTCCGCGTCATCGACGAGTTGCCGATGGGCCCGACGGGCAAGGTCCTCAAAAAGGAGCTGCGCCCTTAG
- a CDS encoding VOC family protein yields the protein MGLTFDEICIDAENPTALGTWWSTVLGWPHEIDSDGDVVLHPPAGSGPDWIFLRVPDKRIVKNRIHFDFRPDNQQVEVDRAVGLGARRIDIGQGDDASWVVLADPEGNEFCILAED from the coding sequence ATGGGGCTGACATTCGACGAGATCTGCATCGACGCGGAAAACCCGACCGCGCTGGGCACCTGGTGGTCGACGGTACTGGGCTGGCCGCACGAGATCGACTCCGACGGCGACGTCGTTTTGCATCCGCCGGCAGGGAGCGGGCCGGACTGGATTTTTCTTCGGGTACCGGACAAGCGAATCGTCAAGAACCGCATCCACTTCGACTTCCGGCCTGACAACCAACAGGTCGAAGTCGACCGGGCGGTCGGGCTGGGGGCCCGTCGCATCGACATCGGCCAAGGCGATGACGCGAGCTGGGTGGTGCTGGCCGACCCGGAAGGCAACGAGTTCTGCATTCTCGCGGAGGACTAG
- a CDS encoding AAA family ATPase — protein MPWVAAPQVSVVAQVTGALESSQVSGAALVGPDGVGKTTLARAAAERFAAQRPSTIVRWALGSAPERPVPFGAFRHLVRLAHIGRPAALLRAARESLTSAGGDLLLVVDDAHELDALSATLVYQLALSGSARLLVTVRSDIRLPDVVTALWTDQLLSRIEVQPLDAERAAALLESALGEPLPKPVAEKVVGRSQGNPLYLRHVVENGALVRADDGWRFRDDERLTLSALIDGHLGALAEPARTVLDYLAVAEPLSRADLAALAGEQAVEDAAAVIAFDDQELAHPAHPLYGERARAALAAQQARSLRAAVVAQLAKHPSDHVSDELRRAALAVDSDTPGPVADVVSAAQQALRLGDLVLAERLARAALDRSEGLAARLVLAYALAWQGQGREAGAVLAAVDPDTLTDTELMAWALPRAANQFWMLSEPERATAFLHTTRQRVAAPAAKATLDALAATFAMNSGTPLRALRMASDVLASPHADEVGVGWAASTAALCSARTARFDDVEALAARAVAGEHPGLLRFTSGFARVTALVMAGRLDAARSLAQRYTDFAELQQPGRAIGEVLVAYVAIAQGDFDTAVTLLRPAASELARTGYSWGPLSLMLLAQALGQQGEQVEAAKVFSRAESRHGLKSALFTPELALAKAWSKSARGDQTAAIDAAREAVQAAERGGQSAIALRALQDATRLGDLRAVYRAERLAVEVDCVLGRLTLAHARALTAGDSAALADVAAGLAEVGLHPAAADAAAQARQAQLVR, from the coding sequence GTGCCTTGGGTAGCCGCGCCGCAGGTATCCGTCGTAGCGCAGGTGACGGGCGCGCTGGAGAGCTCGCAGGTTTCCGGCGCCGCGCTCGTTGGACCCGACGGCGTCGGCAAGACGACACTGGCCCGCGCCGCCGCCGAGAGGTTCGCTGCACAGCGGCCGTCGACGATCGTCCGGTGGGCGCTGGGCAGCGCGCCCGAGCGACCGGTCCCCTTCGGCGCCTTCCGGCATCTGGTCCGTCTGGCCCACATCGGGCGACCCGCGGCGCTGCTGCGCGCCGCGCGCGAATCACTCACCAGCGCGGGCGGCGACCTGCTGCTGGTCGTCGACGACGCGCATGAGTTGGACGCCCTGTCGGCCACGCTGGTGTATCAGCTGGCGTTGAGCGGTTCGGCGCGACTTCTGGTCACCGTGCGCTCGGACATCCGGCTGCCCGACGTCGTCACCGCCTTGTGGACCGATCAGCTGCTCAGCCGCATCGAGGTGCAACCCCTGGATGCCGAGCGGGCAGCGGCGCTGCTGGAGTCGGCGCTGGGTGAACCGCTACCGAAGCCGGTGGCCGAGAAAGTCGTCGGCCGCAGCCAAGGCAACCCGCTGTATCTGCGCCACGTCGTCGAGAACGGCGCCCTGGTGCGGGCCGACGACGGCTGGCGCTTCCGCGACGACGAGCGGTTGACGCTGTCCGCCCTGATCGACGGCCACCTCGGCGCGCTGGCGGAGCCGGCGCGCACCGTGCTGGACTACCTGGCGGTCGCCGAACCACTGTCCCGCGCCGACTTGGCGGCGTTAGCCGGCGAGCAGGCCGTCGAGGACGCCGCAGCCGTGATCGCCTTCGACGACCAGGAACTGGCGCACCCGGCTCATCCGCTCTACGGCGAACGCGCCCGCGCCGCGCTCGCAGCGCAGCAAGCCCGATCGCTGCGTGCAGCGGTGGTCGCACAGCTGGCGAAGCATCCGTCCGACCATGTCAGCGACGAACTACGACGGGCAGCGCTAGCGGTCGACAGCGACACCCCCGGCCCGGTCGCAGATGTCGTGAGTGCGGCGCAGCAGGCGCTGCGGCTTGGCGACCTGGTCCTCGCCGAGCGGTTGGCGCGGGCAGCGCTGGACCGGTCGGAAGGCCTGGCGGCGCGGCTGGTGTTGGCCTACGCGCTGGCGTGGCAGGGTCAGGGTCGGGAGGCCGGAGCAGTGCTCGCCGCAGTCGATCCCGACACCCTGACCGACACCGAACTGATGGCCTGGGCGCTGCCACGGGCCGCCAATCAGTTCTGGATGCTGAGCGAGCCGGAGCGCGCCACGGCGTTCCTGCACACCACCCGTCAGCGGGTCGCGGCGCCAGCCGCCAAGGCCACGCTCGACGCGCTGGCGGCGACCTTCGCGATGAACTCCGGTACCCCGCTGCGAGCGTTGCGGATGGCGTCCGACGTGCTGGCGTCACCGCACGCTGACGAGGTCGGCGTGGGGTGGGCGGCGTCGACTGCGGCGCTGTGCTCAGCTCGCACTGCCCGGTTCGACGACGTCGAAGCGCTGGCCGCCCGGGCCGTCGCCGGCGAGCATCCGGGCTTGCTGAGGTTCACCAGCGGCTTCGCCCGGGTCACGGCGCTGGTGATGGCGGGGCGGCTGGATGCGGCACGCTCACTGGCGCAGCGCTACACCGATTTCGCCGAACTGCAGCAGCCGGGTCGGGCGATCGGCGAGGTGCTGGTGGCGTACGTGGCGATCGCCCAGGGCGACTTCGACACGGCGGTGACGCTGCTGCGCCCGGCCGCCAGCGAGCTGGCGCGGACGGGTTATTCATGGGGGCCGCTGTCGTTGATGCTGCTCGCACAGGCGCTGGGCCAGCAGGGTGAACAGGTCGAAGCCGCAAAGGTTTTCAGCCGCGCCGAGTCGCGGCACGGCCTGAAATCAGCGCTGTTCACACCCGAGCTGGCCTTGGCCAAAGCGTGGTCGAAATCAGCACGTGGTGACCAGACCGCAGCGATCGACGCCGCCCGCGAGGCGGTGCAGGCCGCTGAACGCGGTGGGCAGTCGGCGATCGCGCTTCGTGCGCTGCAGGACGCGACGCGGCTGGGTGACCTGCGCGCGGTGTATCGAGCCGAACGCCTCGCGGTGGAAGTGGACTGCGTGCTGGGCCGACTGACGTTGGCTCATGCCCGCGCGCTGACCGCCGGTGATTCCGCCGCGCTGGCCGACGTGGCCGCCGGCCTGGCCGAGGTGGGGCTGCATCCAGCGGCAGCCGACGCCGCTGCCCAGGCGCGGCAGGCTCAGCTCGTCAGATAG
- a CDS encoding TIGR00730 family Rossman fold protein, with protein sequence MSVEPKRWAVCVYCASGPTHPELLALAARLGEAIAERGWVLVWGGGNVSAMGALATAARARGGWTVGVIPKMLVHRELADTDADELIVTDTMRERKQVMEDRADAFIALPGGIGTLEELFETWTAGYLGVHDKPVVMLDPDGHYDGLRAWLYGLVDTGYVSQMALDRLVVVDDLDAALAACAPR encoded by the coding sequence CTGAGTGTGGAGCCGAAGCGGTGGGCGGTCTGCGTCTACTGCGCGTCCGGGCCGACCCATCCGGAGCTGCTGGCACTGGCCGCGCGGCTCGGCGAGGCGATCGCCGAGCGCGGCTGGGTACTGGTGTGGGGCGGCGGCAACGTCTCGGCGATGGGCGCATTGGCCACTGCGGCGCGGGCCCGCGGCGGATGGACCGTCGGCGTGATCCCCAAGATGCTGGTCCACCGAGAGCTAGCCGATACCGACGCCGACGAGCTGATCGTCACCGACACCATGCGCGAGCGCAAACAAGTCATGGAAGATCGCGCCGACGCGTTCATCGCACTGCCCGGCGGTATCGGAACGCTCGAAGAGTTGTTTGAAACCTGGACGGCGGGGTATCTCGGCGTGCACGACAAGCCCGTGGTGATGCTGGACCCCGACGGGCACTACGACGGACTGCGGGCATGGCTGTACGGGCTGGTCGACACCGGATACGTCTCGCAGATGGCCCTCGACCGGCTCGTGGTGGTCGACGACCTGGATGCGGCTTTGGCGGCGTGCGCACCTCGATGA
- the dapD gene encoding 2,3,4,5-tetrahydropyridine-2,6-dicarboxylate N-succinyltransferase — protein MERVTGASGIGLATRAANGTVLDAWYPAPKLIQSGGRTGTIPLSPTEVPDDLAALVGRDEDRGTETVAIRTVIGSLDDKASDAYDAYLRLHLLSHRLVAPHGLNTDGFFGILTNVVWTNHGPCAVEGFEAVRARLRRRGPVAVYGIDKFPRMVDYVVPTGVRIADADRVRLGAHLAAGTTVMHEGFVNYNAGTLGTSMVEGRISAGVVVGDGSDVGGGASIMGTLSGGGTEIISIGKRCLLGANSGLGISLGDDCVVEAGLYVTAGTKVSLPDGTAVKARDLSGGSNMLFRRNSLTGAVEVVSRDGQGIALNQDLHAN, from the coding sequence GTGGAGCGCGTGACTGGAGCTTCGGGTATCGGGCTGGCAACGCGGGCCGCCAATGGAACGGTTCTCGACGCCTGGTATCCCGCACCGAAACTGATCCAATCTGGCGGGAGAACCGGCACCATACCGCTGTCGCCGACCGAGGTTCCCGACGACCTGGCGGCGTTGGTCGGCCGCGACGAGGACCGGGGCACCGAAACAGTAGCGATCCGCACCGTGATCGGCTCGCTGGACGACAAGGCTTCCGATGCCTATGACGCGTACCTACGGCTGCATCTGTTGTCGCACCGGCTGGTTGCGCCGCACGGGCTGAACACCGACGGCTTCTTCGGCATCTTGACCAATGTGGTGTGGACCAACCACGGTCCTTGTGCCGTCGAAGGTTTCGAGGCGGTGCGGGCGCGGCTGCGCCGCCGCGGGCCCGTCGCGGTGTATGGGATCGACAAGTTCCCCAGGATGGTCGACTACGTCGTGCCCACGGGGGTGCGTATCGCCGACGCCGACCGGGTCCGGCTGGGCGCTCACCTGGCAGCCGGCACCACCGTGATGCACGAAGGATTCGTCAACTACAACGCCGGCACGCTGGGCACCTCGATGGTCGAAGGCCGTATCTCGGCGGGCGTAGTGGTCGGCGACGGTTCAGACGTCGGGGGCGGCGCCTCGATCATGGGCACGCTGTCTGGTGGTGGCACCGAAATCATTTCGATCGGCAAACGTTGTCTGCTGGGCGCCAATTCGGGGTTGGGCATCTCGCTGGGTGACGACTGCGTCGTCGAAGCCGGGCTCTACGTCACCGCCGGCACCAAAGTCAGCCTGCCGGACGGCACCGCAGTCAAGGCCCGCGACCTCTCCGGCGGCAGCAACATGCTGTTTCGCCGCAACTCGCTCACCGGCGCCGTCGAAGTGGTGTCCCGCGACGGTCAAGGAATCGCGCTCAACCAAGACCTGCACGCGAACTAG
- a CDS encoding esterase/lipase family protein: MADAIFEPVERPRRLGAPPWSLSLTDPARAAVEFGLLVGTLPLRHTLPTGDGHPVLVLPGLLAGDGSTVALRRILRRLGYRVHGWRLGRNIGPTAAAVAGMGERLQDLQARYRTPVTVIGWSLGGIYARAMARRSPSSIRQVITLGTPFRLTHHNQTRASAAFNRFSHLHVERTSAPVDLETEPLPVPATSIYSRYDGVVAWQACLDLQSPRAENIAVIGSHFGYGHNPAVVWAVADRLAQPSGEWAPFRPPAVLRPLFPRPDTPSEPAADSQTRLA; encoded by the coding sequence ATGGCTGACGCGATATTCGAACCCGTCGAGCGCCCCCGGCGCCTCGGCGCCCCGCCCTGGTCGCTGTCGCTGACCGACCCCGCACGGGCCGCCGTCGAGTTCGGGCTGCTGGTCGGGACGCTGCCGCTGCGGCACACGCTGCCGACCGGTGACGGGCACCCGGTGCTGGTATTGCCGGGGCTGCTGGCCGGCGACGGCTCCACCGTGGCGCTGCGGCGCATCCTGCGTCGTCTCGGGTACCGGGTGCACGGCTGGCGGCTGGGCCGCAACATCGGCCCGACGGCCGCAGCGGTGGCCGGCATGGGGGAGCGCCTGCAGGACCTCCAGGCGCGGTACCGCACTCCGGTCACCGTGATCGGCTGGAGCTTGGGAGGCATCTACGCGCGGGCCATGGCGCGGCGCAGCCCGTCGTCCATACGCCAGGTGATTACCCTCGGCACGCCGTTTCGCCTGACGCATCACAACCAGACCCGCGCCAGCGCCGCCTTCAACCGGTTCTCCCACTTGCATGTCGAGCGGACGTCGGCGCCGGTGGATCTTGAAACCGAGCCCTTGCCGGTACCGGCGACATCGATCTACTCCCGGTATGACGGTGTCGTCGCCTGGCAGGCCTGCCTGGATCTGCAGTCGCCGCGTGCAGAAAACATCGCCGTGATCGGCAGCCACTTCGGCTATGGCCACAATCCTGCAGTGGTGTGGGCTGTCGCCGACCGCTTGGCCCAACCCTCCGGCGAGTGGGCGCCGTTCCGGCCGCCCGCGGTGCTGCGGCCACTGTTCCCGCGGCCGGATACACCGTCCGAGCCGGCGGCCGATTCACAAACCCGGCTCGCCTAG